A DNA window from Candidatus Binatia bacterium contains the following coding sequences:
- the ppdK gene encoding pyruvate, phosphate dikinase, producing the protein MPGRLVYFFGDKGSEGDATMKNLLGGKGANLAEMAGIGLPVPPGFTITTEVCAAYDAKTGSYPKPLSAQVDAALARLEKAMARKFGDAANPLLVSVRSGARASMPGMMDTVLNLGLTDATVEGLAKRSGNERFAWDSYRRFVQMYGDVVMGLKPESSKEADPFEAIIEAKKKKLGVHLDTDLKTQHLKELVAEFKAAVKKKAGRAFPTDPKEQLWGAIGAVFRSWTNERATVYRKLNNIPESWGTAVNVQSMVFGNMGDSSATGVAFTRDPGTGERRFFGEFLVNAQGEDVVAGIRTPQQITKIASREWAKQNGKSEKDRASRFPSLEEVMPGCNRQLLEVAARLEKHYRDMQDLEFTIEDGRLWMLQTRNGKRTANAAVRIAVEMEKEGLIDRNTAVLRVAPEQIDQLLHPNIDPKAPKTLLAKGLGASPGAASGQVVFSAEEAVSAKADGKKTILVRNETSPEDIAGMNAAEGILTAKGGRTSHAAVVARGMGKCCVVGCEELRIDYKAGSMKAGDKTLKEGDWITLDGATGAIYAGQVPTTQAKVSGDFGKLMGWADKARRLRVRSNADTPHDAEVARGFGAEGIGLCRTEHMFFEGNRIDAVREMILATTLEAREKALAKLLPYQRKDFAGIFKAMNGLPVTVRLLDPPLHEFLPHSDAEYADLAKKTGLKKAALEQTGEALHEFNPMLGHRGCRLAITYPEIYAMQTRAIIEAAVEVAGKGIKVLPEIMIPLVATRSELKKLRKLVVDTAEDVLAKKKKKLAYTVGTMIEVPRAALTADEIAADADFFSFGTNDLTQMGFGLSRDDSGRFLPAYVDSGVLDDDPFVTIDQGGIGMLMKIAVEKGRSVKSGLKCGICGEHGGDPRSVIFCDRIGLDYVSCSPYRVPVARLAAAHAALSKA; encoded by the coding sequence ATCCCCGGCAGGCTCGTCTACTTCTTCGGCGACAAGGGATCCGAAGGCGACGCGACGATGAAGAACCTGCTCGGCGGCAAGGGTGCGAACCTCGCCGAGATGGCCGGCATCGGCCTTCCGGTTCCTCCGGGCTTCACGATCACGACCGAAGTGTGCGCGGCCTACGACGCGAAGACAGGCAGCTACCCGAAGCCCCTTTCGGCCCAGGTCGACGCCGCGCTCGCGCGCCTCGAGAAAGCGATGGCCAGGAAGTTCGGCGACGCGGCCAATCCCCTGCTCGTCTCGGTGCGCTCCGGCGCGCGCGCATCCATGCCGGGCATGATGGACACGGTGCTGAATCTCGGCCTCACCGACGCGACGGTGGAGGGCCTCGCGAAGAGGTCCGGCAACGAGCGCTTCGCATGGGACAGTTACCGCCGCTTCGTGCAGATGTACGGCGACGTCGTGATGGGGCTCAAGCCCGAATCTTCCAAGGAGGCCGATCCGTTCGAGGCCATCATCGAAGCCAAGAAGAAGAAGCTCGGCGTGCACCTCGACACCGACCTTAAAACGCAGCACCTGAAGGAGCTGGTCGCCGAGTTCAAGGCCGCCGTCAAGAAGAAGGCCGGCCGCGCGTTTCCGACCGATCCGAAGGAGCAGCTGTGGGGCGCCATCGGCGCGGTGTTCCGCTCGTGGACGAACGAGCGCGCTACGGTCTACCGCAAGCTCAACAACATTCCCGAGTCGTGGGGTACCGCCGTCAACGTGCAGTCGATGGTGTTCGGCAACATGGGCGACAGCAGCGCCACCGGCGTCGCGTTCACGCGCGATCCCGGCACCGGCGAGCGCCGTTTTTTCGGCGAATTCCTCGTCAACGCCCAGGGCGAAGACGTCGTGGCCGGCATCCGCACGCCGCAGCAGATCACGAAGATCGCCTCGCGCGAATGGGCAAAGCAGAACGGCAAGTCCGAGAAAGACCGCGCGTCGCGCTTTCCGTCGCTCGAGGAAGTGATGCCGGGCTGCAACCGCCAGCTTCTCGAGGTGGCGGCGCGGCTGGAGAAGCACTACCGCGACATGCAGGACCTCGAGTTCACGATCGAGGACGGGCGCCTGTGGATGCTGCAGACTCGCAACGGAAAGCGCACGGCCAACGCCGCAGTGCGCATCGCGGTCGAAATGGAAAAAGAAGGGCTGATCGACAGGAACACGGCGGTGCTTCGCGTCGCGCCCGAACAGATCGACCAGCTCCTGCATCCGAACATCGATCCGAAGGCGCCCAAGACGCTGCTCGCCAAGGGCCTCGGCGCCTCGCCCGGCGCCGCTTCCGGCCAGGTGGTGTTCTCGGCGGAAGAGGCGGTTTCCGCCAAGGCCGACGGCAAGAAGACGATCCTCGTGCGCAACGAGACTTCGCCCGAGGACATCGCCGGCATGAACGCCGCCGAAGGAATCCTCACCGCCAAGGGCGGTCGCACCTCCCACGCGGCCGTCGTCGCCCGCGGCATGGGCAAGTGCTGCGTCGTCGGCTGCGAAGAGCTGCGCATCGACTACAAGGCCGGCTCGATGAAAGCCGGCGACAAGACGCTGAAGGAAGGCGACTGGATCACGCTGGACGGCGCGACCGGTGCCATTTATGCGGGCCAGGTGCCGACGACGCAGGCCAAGGTGTCGGGAGATTTCGGCAAGTTGATGGGCTGGGCCGACAAGGCGCGTCGCCTTCGCGTGCGCAGCAACGCCGACACGCCGCACGACGCCGAGGTCGCGCGCGGATTCGGCGCCGAGGGCATCGGCCTTTGCCGCACCGAGCACATGTTCTTCGAGGGCAACCGCATCGATGCCGTTCGCGAGATGATCCTCGCGACGACGCTCGAAGCCCGCGAGAAGGCGCTGGCGAAGCTGCTGCCGTACCAGCGCAAGGACTTCGCCGGGATCTTCAAGGCCATGAACGGGCTGCCGGTGACGGTGCGCCTGCTCGACCCGCCGCTGCACGAGTTCCTGCCGCACAGCGATGCCGAATATGCCGATCTCGCAAAGAAGACCGGCCTCAAGAAGGCCGCGCTCGAGCAGACCGGCGAGGCGCTGCACGAGTTCAACCCGATGCTCGGGCATCGCGGCTGCCGCCTTGCGATCACGTACCCGGAGATCTACGCGATGCAGACGCGCGCGATCATCGAGGCTGCGGTCGAGGTCGCGGGCAAAGGCATCAAGGTGCTGCCCGAGATCATGATCCCGCTGGTCGCGACGCGTTCGGAGCTGAAGAAGCTTCGCAAGCTCGTCGTCGACACTGCCGAGGACGTGCTCGCGAAGAAGAAAAAGAAGCTCGCCTACACGGTGGGAACGATGATCGAGGTGCCGCGCGCGGCATTGACCGCAGACGAGATTGCGGCCGACGCCGACTTCTTCTCGTTCGGTACCAACGATCTGACGCAGATGGGCTTCGGTCTTTCGCGCGACGACTCGGGACGCTTCCTGCCGGCATACGTCGACAGCGGAGTGCTCGACGACGATCCTTTCGTGACGATCGACCAGGGCGGCATCGGCATGCTGATGAAGATCGCCGTCGAGAAAGGTCGCAGCGTCAAGAGCGGGCTCAAGTGCGGCATCTGTGGCGAGCACGGTGGCGACCCCCGCTCGGTGATCTTCTGCGACCGCATCGGCCTCGATTACGTGTCGTGCTCGCCGTACCGCGTGCCGGTGGCCAGGCTTGCCGCGGCCCACGCCGCGTTGTCGAAGGCGTGA
- a CDS encoding glycine--tRNA ligase: MEKVVNLCKRRGFVFQSSEIYGGLSSCYDYGPLGIELKRNVKEAWWRDTISSRPDVVGLDCSILMHPRTWEASGHIANFSDPMVDCKLCKARFRADHLEHARCPKKPSLKPGECEGELTEPRSFNLMFKTHMGPMEDSAAVVYLRPETAQGIFVNFINVVNSSRLRPPFGIGQMGKSFRNEITPANFLFRTREFEQMELEFFVPPGSDDGWFAYWRQRRLQWYMDYGIRPGRLRLRDHASDELAHYAKGCSDVEYEFPIGWQELEGIANRTDYDLKQHIEYSGKDLSFFDDQTKERFVPFVIEPSAGADRGTLAFLVDSYDEDGPENDRRTVLRLHPALAPVKVAVLPLMKRDGMDAKAMEIVEMLRPYFAVSYDQAGSIGRRYRRQDEAGTPLGVTVDYDTMKDQTVTLRDRDTMEQERVRIDDLFDIVRKRVAPPVYRGPLAPAA; this comes from the coding sequence ATGGAAAAAGTCGTCAACCTCTGCAAGCGCAGGGGCTTCGTGTTCCAGTCTTCCGAGATCTACGGAGGACTTTCGAGCTGCTACGACTACGGCCCCCTCGGCATCGAGCTCAAGCGCAACGTCAAGGAAGCCTGGTGGCGCGATACCATCAGCTCCCGGCCCGACGTCGTCGGCCTCGACTGCTCGATCCTGATGCATCCGCGTACCTGGGAAGCATCGGGCCACATCGCGAACTTCTCGGACCCGATGGTCGACTGCAAGCTCTGCAAGGCGCGCTTTCGCGCCGACCACCTCGAGCACGCGCGCTGCCCGAAGAAGCCGAGCCTGAAGCCCGGGGAATGCGAAGGTGAGCTGACCGAGCCGCGCAGCTTCAACCTGATGTTCAAGACGCACATGGGACCGATGGAGGACTCGGCCGCCGTCGTCTACCTGCGACCGGAGACGGCCCAGGGAATCTTCGTCAACTTCATCAACGTCGTGAACTCGTCGCGACTGCGCCCGCCGTTCGGCATCGGGCAGATGGGCAAGAGCTTCCGCAACGAGATCACGCCGGCCAACTTCCTGTTCCGCACTCGCGAGTTCGAGCAGATGGAGCTCGAGTTCTTCGTGCCGCCCGGCAGCGACGACGGCTGGTTCGCATACTGGCGCCAGCGGCGCCTGCAATGGTACATGGATTACGGCATTCGTCCCGGGCGCCTTCGCCTTCGCGACCATGCCTCCGACGAGCTCGCGCACTACGCCAAGGGGTGCTCCGACGTCGAATACGAGTTCCCGATCGGCTGGCAGGAGCTCGAGGGCATCGCCAACCGCACCGATTACGACCTCAAGCAGCACATCGAGTACTCGGGCAAGGACCTGTCGTTCTTCGACGACCAGACCAAGGAGCGGTTCGTTCCCTTCGTGATCGAGCCGTCGGCGGGCGCCGACCGCGGAACGCTCGCGTTCCTCGTCGACTCGTACGACGAGGACGGCCCCGAGAACGACCGCCGCACGGTGCTGCGCCTGCATCCGGCGCTGGCGCCGGTCAAGGTCGCCGTGCTGCCGCTGATGAAACGCGACGGCATGGACGCCAAGGCGATGGAAATCGTCGAGATGCTGCGCCCGTACTTTGCAGTCTCCTACGACCAGGCCGGGTCGATCGGACGGCGCTACCGCCGCCAGGACGAAGCGGGCACTCCGCTCGGCGTCACCGTCGACTACGACACGATGAAGGACCAGACCGTCACGCTGCGCGACCGCGACACGATGGAGCAGGAGCGCGTGCGCATCGACGACCTGTTCGACATCGTACGAAAACGAGTAGCTCCGCCGGTATACCGCGGCCCCCTCGCGCCCGCGGCCTGA
- a CDS encoding SDR family oxidoreductase, with protein sequence MGKSLDGKVALVTGGSRGIGKGIAAALAGAGAKVMITSRNAESCEKTAAEIGHAVQFEAGHVGRPEDAERVIQATLSRLGGLDILVNNAATNPYAGPTIDVDIPRWNKTLDTNLTAPLVWIQLAWRARMKERGGSIINISSVGGLATNPILGVYDVTKAALIHLTKQLAAELGPKTRVNAIAPGLIKTDFAHALWAEGRGEQVAKAYPLRRLGEPEDIAEAALFLADDVRSGWMTGNTMVIDGGGLVGFQKVG encoded by the coding sequence ATGGGCAAGTCTCTGGACGGCAAGGTAGCCCTCGTGACCGGCGGGTCGCGCGGGATCGGCAAGGGCATCGCGGCGGCGCTGGCGGGAGCCGGCGCGAAAGTCATGATCACGTCGCGCAACGCCGAGAGTTGCGAGAAGACGGCGGCCGAGATCGGCCACGCAGTCCAGTTCGAAGCCGGCCACGTCGGCAGGCCCGAGGATGCGGAGCGCGTCATCCAGGCCACGCTTTCGCGCCTCGGCGGCCTCGACATCCTCGTCAACAACGCGGCGACCAACCCGTATGCAGGCCCGACGATCGACGTCGACATTCCGCGCTGGAACAAGACGCTCGACACCAACCTCACTGCTCCGCTGGTTTGGATCCAGCTTGCGTGGCGCGCGCGCATGAAGGAGCGCGGTGGCTCGATCATCAACATCTCGAGCGTCGGCGGGCTTGCGACCAATCCGATTCTCGGCGTCTATGACGTCACCAAGGCGGCACTGATCCACCTGACCAAGCAGCTCGCCGCCGAGCTCGGCCCGAAGACGCGCGTCAACGCGATCGCACCGGGACTGATCAAGACCGATTTCGCGCACGCGCTGTGGGCCGAAGGCCGCGGGGAGCAGGTGGCAAAGGCCTATCCGCTGCGTCGCCTCGGCGAGCCGGAAGACATCGCGGAGGCGGCACTTTTCCTCGCGGACGACGTTCGAAGCGGCTGGATGACCGGCAATACGATGGTCATCGACGGCGGCGGCCTCGTCGGGTTCCAGAAGGTCGGATGA
- a CDS encoding PaaI family thioesterase: protein MSDDTTSLAPRAERFAPLSAERAERFAGFAPGRPEYFPGMVGIVLEEVRTDYARMRLPFRSQLNQPAGVVHGGATATLIDTVVVPAIASAYEEPHRFLTIDMQVQYLGAIVGEDAVAEGWITKRGRSTVFCRAEVRTAKAGVVATGTLVYKVSKA from the coding sequence ATGAGTGACGACACTACGAGCCTTGCCCCGCGCGCCGAACGCTTTGCACCGCTCAGCGCCGAACGCGCCGAGCGTTTCGCCGGCTTCGCGCCGGGCCGCCCCGAATACTTTCCCGGCATGGTCGGAATCGTGCTCGAGGAAGTGCGCACCGATTACGCGCGCATGCGCCTGCCGTTTCGCAGCCAGCTCAACCAGCCGGCCGGCGTCGTGCACGGCGGCGCGACGGCAACGCTGATCGACACCGTCGTCGTGCCCGCCATCGCCAGCGCCTACGAAGAGCCGCACCGATTCCTCACGATCGACATGCAGGTGCAGTACCTCGGTGCGATCGTCGGCGAGGACGCCGTGGCCGAAGGATGGATCACCAAGCGCGGAAGATCGACGGTGTTCTGTCGCGCGGAAGTGCGGACGGCAAAAGCGGGCGTCGTCGCGACGGGAACGCTCGTTTACAAGGTGTCGAAAGCCTGA
- a CDS encoding SGNH/GDSL hydrolase family protein, producing MTLKFRRVAESALVAVAFSAAVPAAASTIAQNVSWTIDRPDSTAKFRVVAYGDSIFAGYHGSISSVAIWSAPNVDSEYASSKWTSDIEVIRRCKSGAKAKDIYNSKIVDDASYMEDASTRIVEFEMCGNDGLQARSSFRSQSGTCDYTPLQTALSHCTTYQSQAMTFINAHAAAGVEKKIISNLYYPGYDQDNQNADCIDSTTGTHPNLQDVFLPILLRMNWRACHTAETNGFACADTFAQFMGSDYDSNGDGKIDSRALRYKSGESEDAYVTRLGTTLRPTIRDANMHFVSATRSFDYIQSDDVHPTFEDGTIDLGPLGGSATGSGPPRFSDTRLAHGHNNIYRKFGHERMGWAISKFNPPAP from the coding sequence ATGACCCTGAAGTTTCGCCGTGTTGCCGAATCCGCCCTCGTCGCGGTCGCCTTTTCGGCGGCGGTGCCCGCCGCGGCCAGCACGATCGCGCAGAACGTCTCGTGGACGATCGACCGGCCCGATTCGACGGCGAAATTCCGCGTCGTCGCTTATGGCGACTCGATCTTCGCGGGCTATCACGGCTCGATCTCGTCGGTCGCGATCTGGTCGGCGCCGAACGTCGACAGCGAATACGCGTCGTCGAAATGGACGAGCGACATCGAGGTGATCCGTCGCTGCAAGTCGGGGGCCAAGGCGAAGGATATCTACAACAGCAAGATCGTCGACGATGCGTCGTACATGGAAGACGCCAGCACGCGCATCGTCGAGTTCGAGATGTGCGGCAACGACGGGCTGCAGGCGCGCAGCAGTTTCCGCAGCCAGAGCGGTACCTGCGACTACACCCCGCTGCAGACCGCGCTGTCTCACTGCACGACGTACCAGTCCCAGGCGATGACGTTCATCAACGCGCATGCCGCAGCGGGCGTGGAAAAGAAGATCATCTCGAACCTGTACTATCCCGGCTACGACCAAGACAACCAGAACGCCGACTGCATCGATTCGACGACCGGCACGCATCCGAATCTCCAGGACGTGTTCCTGCCGATCCTGCTCAGGATGAACTGGAGAGCCTGCCACACGGCCGAGACGAACGGTTTTGCGTGCGCCGATACCTTCGCGCAGTTCATGGGCTCGGACTACGATTCCAACGGGGACGGCAAGATCGACTCGCGGGCGCTGCGCTACAAGTCGGGAGAATCGGAGGATGCCTACGTCACGCGTCTCGGCACGACGCTGAGGCCGACGATCCGCGATGCGAACATGCACTTCGTCAGCGCGACGCGAAGCTTCGACTACATCCAGTCGGACGACGTGCACCCGACGTTCGAGGACGGCACGATCGACCTGGGCCCCCTCGGAGGCTCGGCCACCGGTTCGGGTCCGCCGCGCTTCAGCGACACGCGGCTCGCCCACGGGCACAACAACATTTACCGCAAGTTCGGCCACGAGCGCATGGGCTGGGCGATCTCGAAGTTCAATCCGCCCGCGCCGTAG